A single genomic interval of Rhizobium leguminosarum bv. trifolii WSM1325 harbors:
- a CDS encoding Sel1 domain protein repeat-containing protein (SMART: Sel1 domain protein repeat-containing protein~KEGG: ret:RHE_CH00733 exopolysaccharide production negative regulator protein) yields MVTSEFKLFKFMLMGMSIAVALALSGPCRAFDIKGGVSKESGPFDLFKFGFKAYKNGQKEEAVEAYKYAAEKGHTGSRWALANMYADGDGVTQDDFEAFKIYSEIAQQGVEPGSEDTGFFVNALLSLASYYKHGIADSPVRIDLSQARQLYFQVASTFGVPEAQFQLAQMMLAGEGGNASPQQAKKWLNQARKSGHPGAMAVFGNILFDEGQTARGLALMTAALDRCKPKDCGWMEALQEQAFSVANEADRRTAVSLSHTIASGTDD; encoded by the coding sequence ATGGTGACGTCCGAGTTCAAACTTTTCAAATTCATGCTGATGGGCATGTCGATAGCCGTAGCGCTGGCGCTGTCCGGTCCATGCCGCGCATTCGACATTAAAGGTGGCGTCAGCAAGGAATCCGGACCCTTCGACCTCTTCAAGTTCGGCTTCAAGGCCTATAAGAACGGACAGAAGGAAGAGGCGGTCGAAGCCTATAAATACGCCGCCGAAAAGGGCCACACCGGCTCGCGCTGGGCGCTCGCCAACATGTATGCCGATGGCGACGGTGTCACGCAGGATGATTTCGAAGCCTTCAAGATCTACAGCGAGATCGCCCAGCAGGGCGTCGAACCCGGTTCGGAAGACACGGGCTTCTTCGTCAACGCGCTGCTCTCGCTCGCCAGCTATTACAAGCACGGCATTGCCGACAGTCCGGTCAGGATCGACCTCAGCCAGGCGCGCCAGCTTTATTTTCAGGTGGCTTCCACCTTTGGTGTCCCCGAGGCGCAGTTTCAGCTGGCGCAGATGATGCTGGCCGGCGAGGGCGGCAATGCCAGCCCGCAGCAGGCGAAGAAATGGCTGAACCAGGCCCGCAAGAGCGGCCATCCCGGCGCCATGGCGGTCTTCGGCAATATTCTTTTCGACGAAGGCCAGACGGCCCGCGGTCTGGCGCTGATGACGGCAGCACTCGACCGTTGCAAGCCCAAGGACTGCGGCTGGATGGAAGCGCTGCAGGAACAGGCCTTCTCGGTTGCCAACGAGGCCGACCGCCGCACGGCGGTATCGCTGTCGCACACCATCGCGAGCGGTACCGACGACTGA
- a CDS encoding iron-sulfur cluster assembly accessory protein (TIGRFAM: iron-sulfur cluster assembly accessory protein~PFAM: HesB/YadR/YfhF-family protein~KEGG: rec:RHECIAT_CH0001902 hypothetical protein), producing MTDTSVTLSDAAAKRIAAIVGAETGKSALRVSVEGGGCSGFSYKFDLADGAGDDDIIVEKNDAKVLIDSLSLVYMAGSEIDFVDNLLGQSFQIKNPNAVASCGCGTSFSI from the coding sequence ATGACGGATACCAGTGTAACCCTTTCAGATGCCGCGGCAAAGCGTATCGCTGCGATCGTCGGCGCTGAAACCGGCAAGAGCGCCTTGCGCGTTTCCGTCGAAGGCGGCGGCTGTTCGGGCTTTTCCTACAAGTTCGATCTTGCCGACGGTGCCGGCGACGACGACATCATCGTCGAAAAGAACGATGCAAAGGTGCTGATCGACAGCCTTTCGCTCGTCTACATGGCGGGCTCGGAGATCGACTTCGTCGACAATCTGCTTGGCCAGTCCTTCCAGATCAAGAACCCGAATGCGGTGGCAAGCTGCGGCTGCGGCACCAGTTTCTCGATCTGA
- a CDS encoding exodeoxyribonuclease III Xth (TIGRFAM: exodeoxyribonuclease III Xth; exodeoxyribonuclease III~PFAM: Endonuclease/exonuclease/phosphatase~KEGG: rec:RHECIAT_CH0001901 exodeoxyribonuclease III protein), which yields MKIATWNINGVKARIDNLTQWLKDSDPDIVCLQEIKTVDEGFPRLEIEALGYHVETHGQKGFNGVAILSKNSPFEVNRGLPGDPLDEQARFLEAAFTLSDTRILRVCCLYLPNGNPVETEKYPYKLAWMERLRTFAAERLAYEEMLVLAGDYNVIPEPHDCFDPKVWENDALFLPQTREAFRRLENLGLTDALRATTDATQLYSFWDYQAGAWPKNNGIRIDHLLLSPEAADRMTSAAIEKHVRAWEKPSDHVPVIAYFDFAG from the coding sequence ATGAAGATCGCGACTTGGAACATCAACGGCGTCAAGGCGCGCATCGACAATCTCACGCAATGGCTGAAGGATTCCGATCCGGATATCGTCTGCTTGCAGGAGATCAAGACGGTCGACGAAGGTTTCCCGCGGCTGGAGATCGAGGCGCTTGGGTATCACGTCGAGACGCACGGCCAGAAGGGCTTCAATGGCGTCGCGATTCTCTCCAAAAATTCACCTTTCGAAGTGAACCGCGGCCTTCCCGGCGATCCGCTGGACGAACAGGCGCGTTTCCTCGAAGCGGCGTTCACCCTGTCCGACACGCGAATCCTGCGCGTCTGCTGCCTCTACCTGCCGAACGGCAATCCTGTCGAAACGGAGAAATATCCTTACAAGCTCGCCTGGATGGAGCGCCTGCGGACGTTCGCCGCCGAACGGCTGGCCTATGAAGAGATGCTGGTTCTTGCCGGCGATTACAATGTCATCCCGGAACCGCACGACTGCTTCGATCCCAAGGTCTGGGAAAACGATGCACTGTTTCTGCCGCAGACACGGGAGGCGTTCCGCAGGCTCGAAAATCTCGGCCTGACGGATGCGCTGCGCGCCACGACGGATGCGACGCAGCTCTATTCCTTCTGGGATTATCAGGCCGGCGCCTGGCCGAAGAATAATGGCATCCGCATCGACCATCTGCTGCTGTCGCCAGAAGCTGCCGACAGGATGACGTCAGCTGCGATCGAAAAACATGTGCGGGCCTGGGAAAAGCCGTCCGACCACGTGCCTGTCATCGCCTATTTCGATTTCGCGGGCTGA